One window from the genome of Cryobacterium sp. GrIS_2_6 encodes:
- a CDS encoding extracellular solute-binding protein: MHSTPTQPRRPGASASALRQHRAFSRFGALGVAVAVAVGVSACGPAIGNDSSSVTGTSNPNVLTAPTDKDATGEITIWDRSGDLFNVFDATIAKFNEKYPNVKVNHQAVDIDAKLQNTLISSTDVPDGVFLDDAKVPGFANDLWDLSDVLKPYVQDIAKQKVDVNSLNGGIYGIPFDLDPGLLFYNASVLEKDGIDPAGIKTYDDLLTAAKKVKAADPSSGPIHLEQSAFLGQLWLEMFASQQGTSMTDASGKLRLDSPEYKQILTWLDTVQKEKLGTRAEYLGPTDVQTLDSGQQVFYPWSIWFDFAPQQLLPKTSGNWRAMPLPSWTADGAHSGAMGGSSFVIPKAAKNPKAAALFYNFLMYDKNGYTAVYGPNSVYPKGLNTSVPSYKAAADPNTPLFGTIDAMGGQDLWKTAIEAGNQIPGGTPTPTWWASAVNYLGNNLQKMLDGQMTPDEVIQQSTDQIQTNLVDRNK, translated from the coding sequence ATGCACAGCACACCCACGCAGCCCAGAAGGCCCGGCGCGAGCGCTTCGGCTCTGCGGCAGCACCGCGCCTTCTCTCGTTTCGGAGCGCTTGGCGTCGCTGTCGCCGTAGCCGTTGGCGTTAGCGCCTGCGGCCCGGCGATTGGAAATGACTCTTCGAGCGTGACCGGCACATCGAATCCGAACGTTCTTACGGCACCGACTGATAAGGACGCCACAGGGGAGATCACCATTTGGGACCGCTCTGGCGATCTCTTCAACGTCTTCGATGCGACGATCGCCAAATTCAACGAGAAGTACCCGAACGTCAAGGTCAATCACCAGGCCGTTGACATCGACGCAAAGCTGCAAAATACCCTCATCTCCTCAACTGACGTACCTGACGGCGTCTTCCTCGACGACGCGAAGGTCCCGGGCTTTGCCAATGACCTGTGGGATCTCAGCGACGTTCTCAAGCCATACGTTCAGGACATCGCGAAACAAAAGGTCGACGTCAACTCGCTCAATGGCGGAATCTACGGCATCCCGTTCGATCTGGACCCCGGTCTTCTCTTCTACAACGCGAGCGTGCTCGAAAAGGATGGAATCGATCCGGCAGGCATCAAGACCTACGACGACCTGCTCACCGCTGCCAAGAAAGTTAAAGCCGCCGATCCGTCGTCGGGTCCAATACACCTCGAACAGAGCGCCTTCCTGGGGCAATTGTGGCTTGAGATGTTCGCGAGCCAGCAAGGCACGAGCATGACCGACGCATCGGGAAAGTTGCGCCTTGATTCGCCCGAGTATAAGCAAATCCTCACGTGGCTCGATACCGTTCAGAAAGAGAAGCTCGGCACGCGTGCGGAGTACCTCGGGCCCACGGACGTGCAGACGCTCGATTCCGGCCAGCAGGTGTTCTACCCATGGTCGATTTGGTTCGACTTTGCCCCGCAGCAACTACTCCCAAAGACTTCGGGCAATTGGCGGGCCATGCCGCTACCGTCCTGGACGGCAGATGGAGCCCACTCGGGCGCGATGGGTGGCTCGTCGTTCGTCATCCCCAAGGCCGCGAAGAACCCGAAAGCTGCGGCCTTGTTCTACAACTTCCTGATGTACGACAAGAACGGATACACGGCTGTCTACGGGCCGAACTCCGTCTACCCGAAGGGTCTGAATACGTCGGTACCCAGCTACAAGGCGGCCGCTGATCCGAACACACCGCTGTTCGGCACCATCGACGCCATGGGCGGACAAGACCTCTGGAAGACCGCTATCGAGGCGGGCAACCAGATCCCAGGTGGCACCCCCACCCCCACCTGGTGGGCGAGCGCCGTCAACTATCTCGGTAACAACTTGCAGAAGATGCTCGACGGGCAGATGACACCCGACGAGGTGATCCAGCAATCGACCGATCAGATCCAAACGAACCTGGTCGACCGCAACAAGTAA
- a CDS encoding carbohydrate ABC transporter permease: MRTASVFRTRRFQPQIVSQVFLILLTAGFLAPVAWALVSAFKPANDIIADPLGFNPGTFTLDNYTQMFTDVPILSGFFNTAIVLFSKGLITLFFAPLAGYAFAKYEFRFKNFFFGAVLLTLMLPTIVLIIPLLLEMKELGWVNTYQALVLPGSVDAFAIFWMRQVISAVPDELLDAARVDGCGEFGIFWRIVLPVIRPGIAGLAVLTVMNIYNDFVWPVVITTGDRMQTLQVVLSTLAQNISGNKIGADYAHVTGELLAASSVALIPLLIIFVLLQKHFINGILAGSVKG, from the coding sequence ATGAGGACGGCATCCGTTTTCCGGACACGGCGGTTCCAGCCGCAGATCGTATCCCAGGTCTTCTTGATCCTCCTTACCGCGGGCTTTCTGGCACCGGTGGCTTGGGCCCTCGTCTCGGCATTCAAACCGGCCAACGACATCATCGCCGACCCACTGGGATTCAACCCAGGCACGTTCACGCTCGACAACTACACGCAGATGTTCACCGACGTGCCGATCCTCTCCGGCTTTTTCAACACCGCCATAGTGCTCTTCTCCAAGGGCCTGATCACACTGTTCTTCGCACCACTGGCAGGGTATGCGTTCGCCAAATACGAGTTCCGGTTCAAGAACTTTTTCTTCGGGGCCGTACTGCTGACACTTATGCTCCCAACAATCGTGCTCATCATCCCGCTACTGCTCGAAATGAAAGAGCTCGGCTGGGTCAACACCTACCAGGCCCTCGTGCTGCCCGGCTCCGTGGACGCGTTCGCGATCTTCTGGATGCGGCAGGTGATCAGCGCCGTGCCCGACGAACTACTCGATGCGGCCCGCGTCGACGGGTGCGGGGAGTTCGGTATCTTCTGGCGCATCGTGCTTCCGGTGATCCGACCCGGGATCGCTGGCCTCGCCGTGCTGACTGTGATGAACATCTACAACGACTTCGTCTGGCCCGTCGTTATCACCACGGGCGACCGGATGCAGACGCTCCAGGTGGTCCTATCGACCCTCGCCCAAAACATCAGCGGCAACAAGATCGGCGCCGACTATGCGCACGTAACGGGCGAACTCCTCGCCGCGTCCTCCGTCGCACTCATCCCCCTACTCATCATCTTCGTGCTTCTGCAGAAGCACTTCATCAACGGCATCCTCGCCGGAAGCGTCAAAGGCTGA
- a CDS encoding LacI family DNA-binding transcriptional regulator encodes MPATLKDVADHAKVSMRTVSNVVSGYEHVSKKMRERVMTAIADLDYRPNLVARTLRTGRTGVLALVVPEIDVPYFSELARDVIRAATSFGYRVMIDQTGHDHERERDLLVGGDRNMLFDGILFSPLATKAQLDAVEDRVTLPFVLLGEHEFDGRFDHVAIDNFKAAQEATMHLLAIGRSRIAAIGEQPFESYATPHLRTAGYLAALDSAGIASDADLIKPAVHYRRADGYAATQQLLKLPDRPDAIFCYSDILAMGAMRAVFDAGLIVPKDIAIIGIDDIEEGQYSRPTLSTVSLDTEFIAHHAVATLAARIDDPERTAEEVVAPHSLKVRESSA; translated from the coding sequence ATGCCCGCAACGCTTAAAGACGTAGCTGATCACGCGAAGGTCTCCATGCGCACTGTGTCAAACGTGGTCAGCGGTTACGAACACGTCAGCAAAAAGATGCGTGAGCGCGTCATGACTGCGATCGCCGACCTTGACTATCGACCCAACCTCGTAGCACGTACCCTGCGCACCGGTCGCACGGGCGTGCTTGCGCTCGTCGTGCCCGAAATCGACGTTCCATACTTCAGCGAGCTCGCCCGGGATGTCATCCGGGCGGCGACTTCGTTCGGGTACCGGGTGATGATCGATCAGACAGGGCACGACCATGAACGCGAACGCGACTTGCTCGTTGGCGGTGACCGCAACATGCTCTTCGACGGCATCCTCTTCAGCCCACTCGCGACAAAAGCACAGCTCGATGCCGTGGAGGATCGCGTGACCCTGCCGTTCGTGCTGCTTGGCGAGCACGAGTTCGACGGCCGGTTCGATCACGTGGCCATCGATAACTTCAAGGCAGCGCAAGAAGCCACCATGCACCTGCTCGCTATAGGACGATCACGCATAGCCGCAATCGGAGAGCAACCCTTCGAGAGCTACGCGACCCCGCACCTTCGCACAGCGGGATACCTCGCTGCGCTCGATTCTGCTGGCATCGCTTCAGATGCGGACCTCATAAAGCCGGCCGTGCACTACCGCCGGGCCGACGGCTATGCGGCCACGCAACAGTTGCTCAAACTGCCAGATCGGCCCGACGCAATCTTCTGCTACTCCGACATCCTCGCCATGGGAGCGATGCGAGCCGTCTTCGACGCGGGGCTTATCGTCCCGAAAGACATAGCGATCATCGGTATCGACGACATCGAAGAAGGTCAATATTCACGCCCAACCCTCTCAACAGTGTCCCTGGACACCGAGTTCATAGCCCACCACGCCGTTGCCACTCTGGCCGCTCGTATCGACGATCCCGAGAGAACGGCTGAAGAAGTCGTAGCACCCCACTCCCTCAAAGTTCGAGAAAGTAGCGCCTAA
- a CDS encoding ricin-type beta-trefoil lectin domain protein, which yields MTITALALLASGLALGGGAAFAATTSSGTLYTPNSSANPSEDASYPRVIRLAHSGSSNGTMIATFAHSGAGTTKANFPLYRSTNNGVSWTASPIGTVTDTLHGWDLDGPTLYELPSAKGDLPAGTLLAAGTAWNHGDYTQQSVEVFISKDQGVTWTYRSSCTSETGTPNTIMHGIWEPEFNVASNGNLVCYFSDERPSSNNYNQVLAHVSSTDGGATWGSEVYDVAIQDGVQRPGMATVVNLPNGSYAMSYEDCKNGFDPDQACDVYIKTSTDGVTWNPGSLGTRIQTSDSRFLLHTPYLTWSPAGGANGTLIVSGQRVVAGNDGALTVLPESGHVLLINKNLGIGTWKEITTAVTVAPTGGYDAGETACAGYSSPLLAATTGSSFIMLAGTHIASGKCETRFATANLPSATGPITGPGSVAKCLDVNNNTSAQGNAVQLYDCGVATGQQWSLESDGTIRAFDKCLDITGNGTANFAKVELWGCNNGVGGQQWVARADGSLYNPQSGRCLDDPGAATTNGTQLQIYDCNGLSTQAWHVPTT from the coding sequence GTGACCATCACGGCGCTTGCCCTCCTGGCAAGCGGCCTCGCTCTTGGGGGAGGCGCAGCATTCGCTGCCACCACCTCGAGCGGGACCCTCTACACACCCAATTCTTCAGCCAACCCGAGTGAAGACGCGAGCTATCCCCGCGTCATCCGTCTCGCCCACTCCGGCTCGTCGAACGGGACCATGATCGCGACATTCGCGCACTCGGGTGCCGGAACGACGAAAGCAAACTTTCCCCTCTACCGGTCGACCAACAACGGCGTGAGCTGGACGGCTTCGCCGATCGGTACCGTCACGGATACGCTGCACGGCTGGGATCTCGACGGTCCCACCCTCTACGAACTACCAAGCGCGAAAGGCGACCTTCCCGCTGGCACGCTTCTGGCAGCCGGAACCGCTTGGAACCACGGTGACTACACGCAGCAGTCCGTCGAGGTGTTCATCTCAAAAGACCAAGGCGTGACCTGGACCTACCGGAGCTCGTGCACGAGCGAAACCGGCACACCCAACACAATCATGCACGGCATCTGGGAACCGGAATTCAACGTCGCGAGCAACGGTAATCTCGTCTGCTACTTCTCGGACGAGCGACCCTCATCGAACAACTACAACCAGGTACTCGCGCACGTTTCATCCACAGATGGCGGTGCAACGTGGGGAAGCGAGGTCTACGACGTAGCAATCCAGGACGGCGTGCAACGTCCTGGCATGGCTACCGTCGTCAACCTACCAAACGGCAGCTACGCGATGAGCTACGAGGACTGCAAGAACGGTTTCGATCCGGACCAGGCGTGCGACGTCTACATTAAGACATCGACCGACGGTGTGACCTGGAATCCAGGAAGCCTCGGCACGCGCATTCAGACGAGTGATTCTCGCTTCCTGCTGCATACTCCGTACCTGACATGGTCGCCCGCAGGCGGAGCCAACGGCACACTCATCGTCTCAGGACAGCGAGTCGTCGCAGGAAATGACGGGGCCCTCACCGTGCTTCCGGAATCCGGCCACGTTTTGCTCATCAATAAAAACCTTGGGATTGGTACATGGAAGGAGATCACGACGGCAGTGACGGTGGCACCTACCGGCGGATACGACGCCGGAGAAACTGCCTGCGCAGGCTACAGCTCACCGCTCCTGGCCGCGACCACGGGGTCGAGCTTCATCATGCTGGCGGGCACCCATATTGCGAGCGGCAAATGCGAGACGCGGTTCGCCACCGCGAATCTTCCGAGCGCGACCGGACCAATCACCGGCCCAGGAAGTGTAGCTAAGTGCCTCGATGTGAACAACAACACGTCAGCTCAAGGCAACGCGGTTCAGCTCTACGACTGCGGCGTCGCAACTGGGCAACAATGGTCGCTCGAGTCCGACGGCACCATCCGAGCCTTCGATAAATGCCTCGACATCACCGGCAACGGTACCGCTAACTTCGCGAAGGTCGAGCTTTGGGGATGCAACAACGGCGTCGGGGGCCAACAGTGGGTGGCACGAGCCGACGGGTCGCTCTATAACCCGCAGTCTGGACGATGCCTCGACGACCCGGGCGCAGCTACGACCAATGGAACTCAACTGCAGATATACGACTGCAATGGGCTCTCCACACAAGCCTGGCACGTGCCGACAACCTGA
- a CDS encoding sugar ABC transporter permease, with product MTVTTALKASSTAPRSSQRGPRWSLLRRKSAPYLFIFPFVAIFAAFSIYPLVFTFRLSLTNWRGSGTADWVGWGNYTYLLSNPDFWASLANSGVLWLLIIPAQLGVGVLAAVLLNSTRIRARGFYRTAFIVPFVTPLVAIAQIWIVLFDQRYGVINGLLNLVGLPDVGWLTTSEWSKPTLALLFLWKTTGFVVIIVISGLQSIDTTVYEAAELDGASPFRQLWSITVPLIRRTIMFIVVLQTLAVFQMFAEPYVVTKGGPYGSTTTAGLYLYNHITVADLGTGAANSFLLVIIVMALSLGFVRLLRAKD from the coding sequence ATGACCGTCACGACCGCCTTGAAGGCGTCAAGTACGGCTCCGCGATCGTCGCAGCGGGGACCGCGTTGGTCCCTGCTGCGACGGAAGTCGGCGCCCTACCTCTTCATTTTTCCGTTCGTCGCGATCTTTGCCGCGTTCTCGATCTACCCGCTGGTGTTCACGTTCCGGCTGAGCTTAACCAACTGGCGCGGGTCGGGTACCGCGGACTGGGTGGGCTGGGGCAATTACACCTACCTGCTTTCGAACCCGGACTTCTGGGCGTCGCTGGCCAACTCGGGTGTGCTCTGGCTCTTGATCATCCCGGCGCAACTGGGCGTGGGCGTGCTCGCAGCGGTCCTCCTCAACAGCACTCGCATCCGTGCTCGCGGTTTCTACCGCACGGCGTTCATCGTGCCCTTCGTCACACCCCTCGTTGCGATCGCCCAGATCTGGATCGTACTGTTCGACCAGCGCTACGGGGTCATCAACGGGCTGCTGAACCTAGTCGGGCTTCCAGACGTCGGTTGGTTAACAACGAGCGAGTGGTCGAAACCAACGCTCGCGCTCCTATTCCTCTGGAAGACGACCGGATTTGTGGTCATCATCGTGATATCCGGCCTGCAGTCCATCGACACGACGGTATACGAGGCCGCGGAGCTTGACGGGGCATCGCCGTTCCGGCAGCTCTGGAGCATCACTGTCCCCCTGATCCGACGGACGATCATGTTCATCGTCGTGTTGCAGACTCTCGCGGTATTCCAAATGTTTGCCGAACCGTACGTCGTTACCAAGGGTGGCCCGTATGGCTCAACCACGACGGCCGGCCTCTACCTGTACAACCACATCACCGTCGCAGATCTCGGCACGGGAGCGGCCAACTCGTTCCTGCTCGTGATCATCGTGATGGCGCTGTCGCTCGGGTTCGTGCGGCTGCTGAGAGCGAAGGACTGA
- a CDS encoding sugar-binding domain-containing protein, translating into MTIITPKGSIRMSSELPSVPKPEYPRPDFDRSNRWESLNGQWAFSSLDGEESITVPFAWETEASGIARTWLEQASYSRELTIPHSWAGARVFVCFGAVHHETRVSIDGAKVGEHTGGYTSFEFDITDYLAAGSSATLLVDVTAPSDKRSIPHGKQRSLPRDDYDGVSFMASSGIWQSVWIEARGRTYAESVSLRGDSLTGFEVTVQVAGDEAARARVSIGDLEVVTDEHGRASGFLPIDSPRLWSPIDPHLYALDVRVGDDLVVVTGGLRSIERLGEDLYLNGERFYLRGVLDQGYWSTSGITAPDDAALVHDLDLARQAGFNLVRKHLKFEEPRWLHWADTLGMLIWAEPASTSRFSEEATVNFEAQIPEMVKRDGNHPSIIIWGLYNEEWGLDWDIPGDPAKADAARRAYDQLAALDHSRPIVENSGWEHVKTDLMDWHYYDENPASWAANVAAIASGERESFPVPLGPAHIVDKSIYGDNEQPRSGVPLLNSEFGGGFTSLERAWHVRWQTQEIRRHDRFAGYVYTELADVEHESAGLFTADRKSKDLGGLDPADANAETVIVVDLVPREAGTDIATPTVPLILDVRVSHHGRKPLTGQVRAAWVQSGTPFGPNISHSVTEAPVFAHPFQISDAVKLSLPAPAMTSARLHLWIVDEQGAIKARTFVDAGPLERDAQ; encoded by the coding sequence ATGACCATCATCACCCCGAAAGGCTCCATTCGCATGTCTTCAGAACTGCCGTCGGTACCCAAACCTGAGTACCCTCGACCCGACTTCGACCGGTCGAATCGCTGGGAATCACTCAACGGCCAGTGGGCGTTCTCAAGCCTCGACGGCGAGGAGAGCATCACCGTGCCGTTCGCCTGGGAGACCGAGGCGTCGGGCATCGCCCGCACCTGGCTCGAACAAGCCAGCTACTCACGCGAACTAACCATCCCCCACTCCTGGGCCGGCGCCCGGGTGTTCGTCTGCTTCGGCGCCGTGCACCACGAGACGCGGGTGTCCATCGATGGGGCAAAAGTCGGCGAGCACACAGGCGGGTACACCTCGTTCGAGTTCGATATCACGGATTACCTCGCCGCAGGTTCGAGCGCGACGCTGCTCGTGGACGTAACGGCGCCCTCCGATAAGCGCTCGATCCCGCACGGCAAGCAACGATCACTTCCCCGCGACGACTACGACGGCGTCTCGTTCATGGCAAGCTCCGGCATCTGGCAAAGCGTGTGGATCGAAGCACGCGGCCGCACCTACGCTGAATCTGTCTCACTGAGAGGCGACTCACTGACGGGGTTTGAGGTCACCGTGCAGGTCGCGGGCGACGAGGCCGCGCGTGCCCGCGTGAGCATCGGCGATCTCGAAGTGGTTACCGACGAGCACGGTCGCGCCTCCGGCTTTCTACCGATCGACTCACCCCGCTTGTGGTCGCCTATCGACCCGCACCTCTATGCGCTCGACGTGCGAGTCGGCGACGATCTTGTCGTCGTCACAGGCGGGTTGCGCTCGATCGAACGACTCGGCGAGGACCTTTACCTCAACGGCGAGCGATTCTACCTTCGCGGAGTGTTAGACCAGGGCTACTGGTCGACCTCCGGCATTACCGCGCCCGATGACGCTGCACTCGTGCACGACCTCGATCTCGCCCGGCAGGCTGGTTTCAATCTCGTGCGCAAACACCTCAAGTTCGAAGAGCCGCGCTGGCTGCACTGGGCGGACACGCTCGGCATGCTCATCTGGGCGGAACCGGCCAGCACGAGCCGATTCAGCGAGGAAGCCACGGTGAACTTCGAGGCGCAAATACCGGAGATGGTCAAGCGCGACGGCAACCACCCGAGCATCATTATCTGGGGCCTGTACAACGAGGAGTGGGGTCTGGACTGGGACATCCCCGGAGACCCCGCAAAAGCCGACGCGGCCCGCCGCGCATACGATCAGCTCGCAGCCCTCGACCACAGTCGACCCATCGTCGAGAACTCTGGCTGGGAGCACGTCAAGACCGACCTCATGGACTGGCACTACTACGACGAGAACCCGGCGTCGTGGGCGGCCAATGTCGCGGCGATCGCCTCGGGTGAGCGCGAGTCGTTCCCTGTGCCACTGGGACCGGCCCACATCGTTGACAAGTCGATCTATGGCGACAACGAGCAACCCCGTAGCGGCGTACCCCTCCTCAACAGCGAATTCGGGGGCGGATTCACCAGCCTCGAACGAGCCTGGCACGTGAGGTGGCAGACGCAGGAGATCCGACGACACGATAGGTTCGCGGGCTACGTCTATACCGAACTGGCCGATGTCGAGCACGAGTCTGCGGGCCTGTTCACCGCCGACCGTAAAAGCAAGGACCTCGGCGGCCTGGACCCGGCCGACGCAAACGCCGAAACTGTGATCGTGGTTGACCTCGTTCCCAGGGAGGCAGGAACCGACATCGCAACCCCAACAGTGCCACTCATCCTGGATGTGCGCGTGTCCCACCACGGCCGGAAGCCTCTTACTGGACAAGTGCGCGCGGCCTGGGTTCAAAGCGGGACGCCCTTCGGCCCAAATATCTCCCATTCCGTCACCGAAGCTCCCGTCTTCGCTCACCCGTTCCAAATCTCCGATGCAGTCAAGCTTTCGTTACCAGCGCCGGCTATGACCTCTGCGAGGCTCCACCTCTGGATCGTGGACGAGCAGGGTGCCATCAAGGCACGCACGTTCGTCGATGCCGGGCCGCTCGAACGAGACGCTCAGTAA
- a CDS encoding ISL3 family transposase, translating to MQNSTLWRTLLGVDKTIVEAVDLDADTGMLVASVRPTASMRNRCGACRKRCPRYDAGDGRRRWRSLDAGSVQIHLEAAAPRVSCRVHGVTVAAVPWARHQSGHTLFFDDQVAWLATQTSKSAITVLMRIAWRTVGAIITRVWADTEKQFDQFAGLTRIGIDEISYKRGHKYLTCVVDHDSGRLVWAAPGQDKATLETFFDALGPERSALITHVSADGAAWIASVVAERAPNAVRCADPFHVVKWATEALDEVRRGAWNEARKAARHNDARRTRGRPPADAPARPDSARATGIKNCRYALWKNPENLTEKQQTKLAWIVQTDPRLARAYYLKEGLRVIFKLPLEEATEALDKWVGWARRCRIPSFVKLQKSIVKHRTAILASIEHSLSNGRVESMNTKIRLMTRIAFGFKSPEALIALAMLSLGGHKPVLPGRD from the coding sequence GTGCAAAACTCAACACTATGGCGGACTCTGCTCGGAGTCGACAAAACCATCGTCGAAGCGGTCGATCTCGACGCGGATACGGGCATGCTGGTCGCGTCGGTGCGCCCAACGGCATCGATGCGGAACCGGTGCGGGGCCTGCCGGAAGCGCTGCCCGCGCTACGACGCCGGTGACGGGCGGCGCCGCTGGCGATCCCTGGACGCCGGCTCGGTGCAAATCCACTTAGAAGCTGCGGCGCCGCGGGTGAGCTGCCGGGTGCATGGCGTGACGGTCGCCGCCGTGCCGTGGGCCCGGCATCAGAGCGGGCACACTTTGTTCTTCGATGACCAGGTCGCGTGGCTGGCCACGCAAACATCCAAGTCCGCCATCACCGTGCTGATGCGCATCGCGTGGCGCACCGTGGGCGCGATCATCACCCGGGTTTGGGCAGATACGGAGAAGCAGTTCGACCAGTTCGCGGGCCTCACCCGGATCGGGATTGACGAGATCAGTTACAAGCGCGGCCACAAGTACTTGACCTGCGTCGTGGACCACGATTCTGGCCGTCTCGTCTGGGCGGCACCAGGCCAGGACAAGGCCACCCTCGAGACGTTTTTTGATGCGTTGGGGCCGGAGCGTTCGGCACTGATCACGCATGTTTCCGCGGACGGTGCGGCCTGGATCGCCAGTGTTGTCGCGGAACGAGCGCCGAACGCTGTTCGCTGCGCTGATCCGTTCCACGTCGTGAAATGGGCCACCGAGGCCCTCGATGAAGTCCGCCGGGGCGCGTGGAACGAGGCCCGCAAAGCCGCCCGGCACAACGATGCCCGACGCACTCGCGGCCGGCCCCCAGCCGACGCCCCGGCACGCCCAGACAGCGCCCGGGCGACGGGCATCAAGAACTGCCGATACGCGCTTTGGAAGAACCCGGAAAACCTGACCGAGAAGCAACAAACGAAGCTCGCCTGGATCGTGCAGACCGACCCCCGGCTGGCTCGGGCGTACTACCTGAAGGAAGGCCTCCGTGTGATCTTCAAACTGCCTCTCGAGGAAGCGACCGAAGCTCTCGACAAATGGGTTGGTTGGGCTCGCCGCTGCCGCATCCCGTCCTTCGTGAAACTGCAGAAGAGCATCGTGAAACACCGCACCGCGATCCTGGCCTCCATCGAGCACAGCCTCTCCAACGGCCGCGTCGAATCCATGAACACCAAGATCCGCCTCATGACCCGCATCGCGTTCGGCTTCAAATCACCCGAGGCCCTCATCGCCCTCGCAATGCTCAGCCTCGGCGGGCACAAACCCGTGCTTCCCGGCCGGGACTAA
- a CDS encoding class I SAM-dependent methyltransferase, whose amino-acid sequence MVNKVSTAAYSRRAREYTELLGSMAAVHPSDLQLVSQWASDVDGEIVDAGCGPGHWTNFLAEQGYVARGVDLVPEFVTYATNTFPGVSYTLGSLDSLDADTGSIGGILSWYSLIHYEPETIQIPLQEFSRALKSGGTLLVGFFESQTVEEFAHAVTPAYRWPVDDLGAELNATGFDVVESHVRKTAGQRPVAAIVARRRDAR is encoded by the coding sequence ATGGTCAACAAGGTCAGCACCGCGGCGTACTCACGCCGAGCAAGGGAGTACACCGAACTCTTGGGGTCGATGGCTGCCGTGCACCCATCCGATCTCCAACTCGTTTCCCAGTGGGCCAGCGATGTCGACGGGGAAATAGTCGATGCTGGGTGTGGTCCAGGTCATTGGACCAACTTCCTCGCGGAGCAAGGCTATGTTGCTCGCGGAGTCGATTTGGTGCCCGAGTTCGTCACGTACGCCACGAATACCTTTCCTGGCGTGAGCTACACGCTTGGCAGTCTCGACTCGCTCGACGCCGACACGGGCTCCATTGGCGGGATCCTCTCCTGGTACTCCCTCATTCACTACGAGCCCGAGACGATACAGATTCCTCTCCAAGAGTTCAGCCGCGCGCTCAAATCCGGTGGCACGCTGCTTGTCGGATTCTTCGAAAGCCAGACGGTCGAGGAATTCGCCCACGCCGTCACGCCGGCCTACCGCTGGCCCGTGGATGACCTCGGTGCCGAGTTGAACGCGACCGGTTTCGACGTGGTCGAATCGCACGTCCGGAAGACCGCCGGCCAGCGCCCGGTGGCAGCTATCGTCGCCCGACGTCGCGATGCCCGCTGA
- a CDS encoding SDR family NAD(P)-dependent oxidoreductase, with protein sequence MWGIQAATKAFKELGHGGKIISAASQAGHVGNPGIALYSATKFAIRGLSQTAARDLAQFGITVNTYAPGIVKTPPHGGTGEKSGSPDSSVG encoded by the coding sequence ATGTGGGGCATTCAGGCAGCCACGAAGGCGTTCAAAGAGCTCGGCCACGGGGGAAAAATCATTAGTGCCGCCTCCCAGGCCGGCCACGTCGGGAACCCCGGCATTGCGTTGTACTCGGCCACGAAGTTCGCCATTCGTGGCTTGTCTCAGACAGCGGCCAGGGACCTTGCCCAGTTCGGCATCACGGTCAACACCTACGCCCCCGGCATCGTCAAGACCCCCCCTCATGGAGGAACTGGCGAAAAAAGTGGCTCTCCTGACTCTTCCGTGGGTTAG
- a CDS encoding SDR family oxidoreductase — protein MHSLRRSETTHGNVRRAKKVATDAGKPEEWGWDQFTNGITLARLSEASEVAGLVSFLSGPDSNYITGQSILVDGGMVFN, from the coding sequence GTGCACTCGTTAAGGCGCTCGGAAACCACCCACGGTAACGTCAGGAGAGCCAAAAAAGTAGCAACCGACGCGGGCAAGCCCGAAGAGTGGGGCTGGGACCAGTTCACCAACGGCATCACTCTCGCCCGCCTCTCCGAAGCCTCCGAGGTCGCCGGCCTCGTCTCCTTCCTGTCCGGTCCCGACTCCAACTACATCACCGGACAGTCGATCCTCGTCGACGGCGGAATGGTCTTCAACTAA